Part of the Planifilum fimeticola genome, CACGTCGAGGCGCCAGCCGTCGATCTCCGCCTCCCGGGTCCAGTACTCCGCCACATCGAGCAGGTACGCCCGCACCTCGGGATGGGCCGTGTTCAGCTTGGGCATCGTCCACACCCCGTTGGCGAAGGTTTCATAGTTGGGCCGGGGCGTCGTGACCACGGGAAAATCCTCGATGAAAAACCAGTCGGCGTAGGGAGAGTCCTCTCCCCTTTGCAGCACGTCCTGAAAGGCGAAAAAGCCGTAACCGGCATGGTTGAACACCGCATCCAGAAGCACCCGGATCCCCCTTTGATGGGCCAGTCGGACCAGTTCCTTCAGGGTCTCCGCATCCCCGAAGGCGGGATCCACCCGGTAGTAGTCGGTGGTGTCGTATTTGTGGTTGGAGGGGGAAAGAAAAATCGGGGTGAGGTAAAGCACGTTGACGCCCAGCGCTTCCAGGTAGGGAAGTTTCTCGATGATCCCCCTGAGATCCCCTCCGTAAAAGCTGTCCGGCCGCGGCCGGGCCGCCGCGCTCCAGGGGTCGGTCCCTTCCGGGTCGTTCCCCTCGTCCCCGTTAAAGAAGCGGTCGGGAAAAATCTGGTACACGACCCCGTCCTTGGCCCAGTCGGGGACCCGGTACAAATCCCCCTCGCAGATGTAAGGGTACTGAAAGGCGCCGGCCTCCCGCCGGTCGGCGGCGAATCCCTTCTCACCGTACCACAGCCCGCCCTCCTCCCCCTCCAGGTAAAACACGTAGCGAAGGCGGCGGGTGGCCGAGGGAATCACCCCCTCGAACCAGTCGAAGAGCTCGTCGGATCCCGCTTTTTCCAACCGGAGGATGTCTCCCTCTTCTTCCCCACCGTACCGGTCGCCGTGAAAAAGGTGGCAGGAGAAGAGATCCCCCCGTTTGGCCCGCAGCCGGACCCGAAGCTCCCGGGGACCGGCGGGATGGGCATAAGGCCCCTCGGGTCGATGAAAAACAGCTTCCTTCCACATGACGGGCAATCACTCCTTCTTCAACGCTGCCATCATCCCTTGGTCGCCCCCGCCGTGAGACCGGAAATGAAGTACCGCTGCATCGCCAGGAAAAAGAGGGCGATGGGCAGGGCGATCAACACGGAGCCGGCGGCAAAGACGGTGAAGTTCTGGCCGAATTTGTCGCTGATGAAGCCGAACAGTCCCACCGCCAGCGTCCACTTGTCCGGGTCGGTCAGGACGATCCGCGGCAGCAGGAAATCGGTCATCGGTCCCATGAAATTGAACAGGGCGACCACGGCGATGATCGGCCGGGCCAGGGGGAGCATGATCCGGAAGAAAACGGTGTTGTGCCCCGCCCCGTCGATCCGCGCCGCCTCGTCCAAACCCCGGGGAATCGTGTCGAAATACCCCTTCACCAACCAGGTGTTGAAGGGAATCTGCGCCCCGGCGTAGACGAGGATCAACCCCAGGTGGGTGTCCAACAGGCCGATTTCGTTGAGCAGGATGTAAAGGGCGACCATCGACATCGCCTGGGGAAACATCTGCAACACCAGAAAGGAGACCAATCCGTACCTCCGACCGAAGAACCGATACCGGGAAAAGGCGTAGGCGGTCCCCGTCGTCAGGACGACCGACACCGCGGCGTTGATCAGGGAGATCTTCAGCGTGTTCTTGTACCAGGTCAGGTACTGGCTGTCCGGGCTGGTAAACAGCCAGATATAATGATCCAACGTGGCGTGTTTCGGGATCAGCGTGCTGGAAAACAGGCTGGTCCCCGGATTGAGAGAGGAACCGATCACCCACAGGATCGGATAAAGGGTGACCGACACCATGAAGAGCAAAAACGCGTAAGTGAGCAACAAGCCGATGCTCCATTTCCGTTTGGTTCCGCTCATTGTATCAAATCCTCTTCCTTGAAGGATCGGGTTTTCCTGAACTGCCAGACGGCCAGGGCCGCCACGATCACGCCGATGATGACGGAAACGGCCGCGGCATAATTGAATTTCTGCGTCTCAAAGGTGAGCTTGAACACCCAGGAAATCAATATGTCCGATCCGCCGGCGGTTTGTCCCGGCACCGCCGGCCCGCCCTGGTTGAAGAGGTAAATCACCGTGAAGTTGTTGAAGTTGCCGGCGTACTGGACGATCAGCAAGGGGGCGGTGGCATACAGGACCAGCGGAAGCGTGATATCCTTCAACTTCTGCCAGGGCGTCGCCCCGTCCACCTCCGCCGCCTCGTACAGGTCCGAAGGGATCGTTTGCAGGACACCGGTGCACAGGGCGAGATTGAAGGGAAAGCCCAGCCAGAACTGGATCAGCAGGATGGCCACCTTGGTCCAGAAGGGATCGGTCAGCCAAGGAATCGCCTCCATCCCGGCGGCCTGCAGCATCTGGTTGATCGGCCCGAAATCGTCGTTGAACATCCCGGCAAACACCAGGACGGAGACGAAGGAGGGAACCGCCCAGGGTAGAATCAAGAGGGTCCGGAACAGTTTTTTCCCCTTCACCCTCTCTTGGTTGAGCAACACCGCCAAGAGGAGCCCCAGGGCGAACTGGACCGTCGTGGAAACCAGCGTCCAGACCACGGTCCAGGACATTACGTTGAAAAAGGAATTTCGCCAAATCTCCAGCTGAAACAGTTGGATGAAGTTGGAAACCCCCACCCAGTCCACCAGTTTGGCCGGCGGCCAATGGTACAGGTCGAAATTGGTGAAGGCCAATAGG contains:
- a CDS encoding alpha-glycosidase is translated as MWKEAVFHRPEGPYAHPAGPRELRVRLRAKRGDLFSCHLFHGDRYGGEEEGDILRLEKAGSDELFDWFEGVIPSATRRLRYVFYLEGEEGGLWYGEKGFAADRREAGAFQYPYICEGDLYRVPDWAKDGVVYQIFPDRFFNGDEGNDPEGTDPWSAAARPRPDSFYGGDLRGIIEKLPYLEALGVNVLYLTPIFLSPSNHKYDTTDYYRVDPAFGDAETLKELVRLAHQRGIRVLLDAVFNHAGYGFFAFQDVLQRGEDSPYADWFFIEDFPVVTTPRPNYETFANGVWTMPKLNTAHPEVRAYLLDVAEYWTREAEIDGWRLDVANEVDHRFWRAFRDRVKEVNPEALIVGEIWHDAGPWLQGDQFDSVMNYLFRDAVLDFFAAGRIGADRFDALLTRTRMLYPEQAHFAMFNLLGSHDTERFLTTCGGRLERMRLAVLFQMTYPGMPMIYYGDEVGMCGGPDPDCRRPMMWEEERQNRELLAHYRKLIALRKELRPLRRGDFRTWLVDPLRNLYGFVRWDGESCVGVLFNNSPHEHRVEVDLHPFGGAEKLRDALSGKTIDAAGRSRMPWTLPPYQGAILTPVE
- a CDS encoding sugar ABC transporter permease; this encodes MSGTKRKWSIGLLLTYAFLLFMVSVTLYPILWVIGSSLNPGTSLFSSTLIPKHATLDHYIWLFTSPDSQYLTWYKNTLKISLINAAVSVVLTTGTAYAFSRYRFFGRRYGLVSFLVLQMFPQAMSMVALYILLNEIGLLDTHLGLILVYAGAQIPFNTWLVKGYFDTIPRGLDEAARIDGAGHNTVFFRIMLPLARPIIAVVALFNFMGPMTDFLLPRIVLTDPDKWTLAVGLFGFISDKFGQNFTVFAAGSVLIALPIALFFLAMQRYFISGLTAGATKG
- a CDS encoding sugar ABC transporter permease, which translates into the protein MDTLQAHRATNRNWRTRHTAAFLSALAMGLGQMYNRQWVKGILLLVLEISYLGVFYDLFNMGLWGIVTLGTKPFRDHSIQLLAEGIIALILIAFGLLCYALNVRDAYRVGAMRERGLRPPGVWETYRTVTDKGYPYLLIAPGMLLLVFVVLFPLLFMVLLAFTNFDLYHWPPAKLVDWVGVSNFIQLFQLEIWRNSFFNVMSWTVVWTLVSTTVQFALGLLLAVLLNQERVKGKKLFRTLLILPWAVPSFVSVLVFAGMFNDDFGPINQMLQAAGMEAIPWLTDPFWTKVAILLIQFWLGFPFNLALCTGVLQTIPSDLYEAAEVDGATPWQKLKDITLPLVLYATAPLLIVQYAGNFNNFTVIYLFNQGGPAVPGQTAGGSDILISWVFKLTFETQKFNYAAAVSVIIGVIVAALAVWQFRKTRSFKEEDLIQ